NNNNNNNNNNNNNNNNNNNNNNNNNNNNNNNNNNNNNNNNNNNNNNNNNNNNNNNNNNNNNNNNNNNNNNNNNNNNNNNNNNNNNNNNNNNNNNNNNNNNNNNNNNNNNNNNNNNNNNNNNNNNNNNNNNNNNNNNNNNNNNNNNNNNNNNNNNNNNNNNNNNNNNNNNNNNNNNNNNNNNNNNNNNNNNNNNNNNNNNNNNNNNNNNNNNNNNNNNNNNNNNNNNNNNNNNNNNNNNNNNNNNNNNNNNNNNNNNNNNNNNNNNNNNNNNNNNNNNNNNNNNNNNNNNNNNNNNNNNNNNNNNNNNNNNNNNNNNNNNNNNNNNNNNNNNNNNNNNNNNNNNNNNNNNNNNNNNNNNNNNNNNNNNNNNNNNNNNNNNNNNNNNNNNNNNNNNNNNNNNNNNNNNNNNNNNNNNNNNNNNNNNNNNNNNNNNNNNNNNNNNNNNNNNNNNNNNNNNNNNNNNNNNNNNNNNNNNNTATGGCAGCAAACGTGGTGATGAACTTCCTGAGGATTTGAGTACTGCAGAAAAAAGGCTTGCAAAGATCAAAGAGGCTAAAAAATACCTGGAAGCCAGAAAAAAGGCTGAAGCCAAAAAGAGCAAGGAGTCTCATAAGAAACACGGCAGAAAATCTCAAAAGCCTGACGACACAGTGAAGCCTGAAACCAAGGTCAATATGACCGATTCTGAGAGTCGTATTCAGAAGACGTCCAAAGGTTATATTCAAGGTTATAATGCTCAGGCCGTAGCTACAGAAGACCAGATAGTTATTGCCTGTGACGTGGTGAATGAGGCCAATGACATTCATCAGCTTAAACCTATGCTGGAGCAGGCACAGCAGAATCTTTCAGAAATAGATGTTTACGCAAAGACAGTCCTTGCTGACGCAGGGTATTGCAGTGACGATAATCTTGAATACCTGGAATCCAAGGATGAAATAAACGCTCTTGTTTCAACCCGGAAAGAGCAAGAGATGAGAAAGGCCGAATCCGGCTCCAAAAATATCAGGCACCGTTCCGACAGATACAAGGCCATGGACAGGAACCTCCAAAACCCAGTCAGTCGATATATTTATGGATTTCGCAAGCGAATAATTGAACCTGTATTTGGGCAGATGAA
Above is a genomic segment from Deltaproteobacteria bacterium containing:
- a CDS encoding DDE transposase — translated: YGSKRGDELPEDLSTAEKRLAKIKEAKKYLEARKKAEAKKSKESHKKHGRKSQKPDDTVKPETKVNMTDSESRIQKTSKGYIQGYNAQAVATEDQIVIACDVVNEANDIHQLKPMLEQAQQNLSEIDVYAKTVLADAGYCSDDNLEYLESKDEINALVSTRKEQEMRKAESGSKNIRHRSDRYKAMDRNLQNPVSRYIYGFRKRIIEPVFGQMKHCQGFPGFLLRGLEKVKNEFTLWCSAHNILKLYRYGDRKTAI